In Salinisphaera sp. LB1, one genomic interval encodes:
- the glyA gene encoding serine hydroxymethyltransferase, with protein MFEPRANLPDADPELWSAIVDEESRQEEHVELIASENYTSPNVMAAQGTVLTNKYAEGYPGRRYYGGCEHVDVAERLAIDRAKTLFGADYANVQPHSGAQANAAVYLALVKPGDTILGLSLDHGGHLTHGAKPNFSGKLYNAVQYGLDSETGHIDYDEVDRLAREHKPKMIVAGFSAYARVVDWARFREIADAVGAWLFVDMAHVAGLVAAGAYPSPLAHAHVVTTTTHKTLRGPRGGLILSKGQPDLDKKLDSAVFPGMQGGPLMHVIAGKAVAFAEAASPDFAADQYRTIDNARAMAQIFMTRGFDVVSGGTDDHLFLVDFIKRGLTGKQAEAALARVNITVNKNAVPGDPQSPFVTSGIRVGTAAATTRGFGEAECRQLAGGMCDVLNAIDDEDVALRVRRQVRALCERFPVYRAATAA; from the coding sequence ATGTTTGAACCGCGCGCTAATTTGCCCGACGCCGATCCGGAGTTGTGGTCGGCCATTGTCGATGAGGAAAGTCGGCAGGAAGAACACGTCGAGCTGATCGCCTCGGAAAACTACACCAGCCCGAACGTGATGGCCGCGCAGGGCACGGTACTGACCAACAAGTACGCGGAGGGCTATCCCGGCAGGCGCTACTACGGCGGCTGCGAGCATGTCGACGTGGCCGAGCGACTGGCTATCGATCGCGCCAAGACGCTGTTCGGGGCCGATTACGCGAATGTGCAGCCGCACTCGGGCGCCCAGGCCAATGCCGCGGTGTATCTGGCATTGGTCAAGCCCGGGGATACGATCCTCGGATTGAGCCTGGATCATGGCGGCCATCTGACGCACGGGGCGAAGCCTAATTTCTCCGGCAAGTTGTACAACGCCGTGCAGTACGGACTCGATAGCGAGACCGGGCATATCGACTACGACGAAGTCGACCGCCTGGCGCGCGAACACAAGCCGAAGATGATCGTCGCCGGTTTTTCGGCCTATGCCCGTGTCGTCGACTGGGCGCGCTTTCGGGAGATCGCGGATGCGGTCGGTGCCTGGTTGTTCGTGGACATGGCCCATGTGGCCGGTCTGGTTGCGGCGGGCGCTTACCCGAGTCCGCTGGCGCATGCCCATGTGGTCACGACCACGACCCACAAGACGCTGCGTGGCCCCAGGGGCGGCCTGATTCTGAGCAAGGGCCAGCCGGACTTGGACAAAAAACTGGATTCGGCGGTGTTTCCGGGTATGCAGGGCGGCCCGCTCATGCATGTGATCGCAGGCAAGGCGGTCGCGTTTGCCGAAGCGGCATCGCCCGACTTTGCCGCCGATCAGTATCGGACCATCGATAACGCCCGTGCCATGGCCCAGATTTTCATGACCCGTGGTTTCGACGTGGTGTCCGGCGGCACGGATGATCATCTGTTCCTGGTGGATTTCATCAAACGCGGTCTGACCGGCAAACAGGCCGAGGCCGCCCTGGCCCGAGTCAATATCACGGTCAACAAGAACGCGGTGCCGGGCGATCCGCAGTCGCCGTTCGTAACATCCGGTATCCGGGTGGGTACGGCGGCAGCGACTACACGCGGGTTCGGTGAGGCCGAATGCCGGCAGTTGGCGGGTGGCATGTGCGACGTGCTGAACGCGATCGACGACGAGGACGTGGCGTTGCGCGTGCGGCGGCAAGTACGGGCGCTGTGCGAACGCTTTCCCGTCTATCGCGCTGCGACCGCAGCCTAG
- a CDS encoding hybrid-cluster NAD(P)-dependent oxidoreductase, with amino-acid sequence MTMNFSNPVNTQTWTNGRHTVRCVKVIQETADVRTFCFMSEQPVMFFFKPGQFVTLELEIDGESIMRSYTISSSPSVPYSFSITVKRIPDGKVSNWLHDNVGVGDVLAVHGPVGNFNVIDYPAEKLLMLSGGVGITPLMSMTRWFFDTNAAVDLQFVHSARTPHDIIYHRELAHMFSRLPEFTLNIVCEHDDKRGESWAGFRGFLTEPMLELMVPDFLEREIFCCGPTPYMNAIKGILRKRGFDMSHYHEEHFNATPAAVQEDVIELAEQAELDAEEVDDADLRRVEFTSTTKSIRIHSNETVHAAAAKIGLHIPKACGMGICGTCRVGLKSGDVEMDHNGGITEEDIEDGYILSCCSRPKTDVVVDF; translated from the coding sequence ATGACAATGAACTTCTCCAATCCGGTAAACACGCAGACCTGGACCAACGGTCGTCACACCGTGCGTTGCGTCAAGGTCATCCAGGAAACCGCGGACGTCCGCACTTTCTGCTTCATGTCCGAACAGCCGGTCATGTTCTTCTTCAAGCCGGGCCAGTTCGTGACACTGGAGCTGGAGATCGACGGCGAGTCGATCATGCGTTCTTACACGATCTCCAGCTCGCCCTCGGTTCCCTACAGCTTCTCGATCACCGTCAAGCGCATACCCGACGGCAAGGTCTCCAACTGGCTGCACGACAATGTGGGCGTCGGAGATGTGCTGGCCGTGCACGGCCCGGTTGGCAATTTCAATGTCATCGACTATCCCGCGGAAAAGCTCCTGATGCTGTCCGGCGGCGTGGGTATCACGCCGCTCATGTCGATGACCCGCTGGTTCTTTGATACCAATGCCGCCGTGGATCTGCAGTTCGTGCATAGTGCGCGTACGCCGCACGACATCATCTATCATCGCGAGCTGGCCCATATGTTCTCGCGGCTGCCCGAATTCACGCTGAACATCGTCTGCGAGCACGATGACAAGCGAGGCGAATCCTGGGCCGGCTTCCGCGGGTTTCTGACCGAGCCCATGCTTGAGCTGATGGTGCCCGATTTCCTGGAGCGCGAGATCTTCTGCTGCGGTCCGACGCCGTACATGAACGCCATCAAGGGCATTCTGCGCAAGCGCGGCTTCGATATGTCGCACTATCACGAAGAGCACTTCAACGCGACGCCGGCCGCGGTCCAGGAGGACGTGATCGAGCTGGCCGAACAAGCCGAGCTCGACGCCGAGGAAGTCGACGATGCCGATCTGCGCCGGGTCGAATTCACCAGCACCACGAAGAGCATACGCATTCATTCCAACGAAACCGTCCACGCGGCCGCGGCCAAGATCGGGCTGCATATTCCGAAGGCCTGCGGCATGGGGATCTGCGGCACATGCCGCGTCGGGCTCAAGTCGGGCGACGTCGAGATGGATCACAACGGCGGGATCACCGAGGAGGACATCGAGGACGGTTACATCCTGTCCTGCTGCAGCCGTCCGAAGACGGACGTCGTCGTTGATTTCTGA
- a CDS encoding GlxA family transcriptional regulator: MTPDLTHKSESDSVKLSVGIVLLPRFTLLPFAAFVDCLRLSADSGDTSRPVNCRWTFMTVRGDAAQSSCGAQITPCTTFQSPRRFDYLVVCGGLLPQGRAADAATLDYLREAAAVGVPLVGLCTGPFALIEAGLMRNRQCCVSWFHYHDLTARYPDVTPVADRLFVVDRDRITCSGGTAAADLAAWMIERHLGKTWAQKSMHILLIDRARSGNTAQPQPTVYDRIADNRVRRAILLIEQHLGDPITTPELASMLNISRRQLERVFRDELGMSPSRFSRTLRLRYGYWLLSNTDRSIADISIECGFTDNAHFARQFRELFGFTPASVRRGTPALDEQTYSDIDQIRIFRKTAGPA; the protein is encoded by the coding sequence ATGACTCCAGACCTGACCCACAAATCCGAAAGCGATTCGGTGAAACTATCGGTGGGCATCGTGCTACTGCCGCGATTCACGCTCCTGCCCTTCGCTGCGTTCGTCGATTGTCTGCGTCTGTCAGCCGATAGCGGCGATACCAGCCGGCCGGTCAATTGCCGGTGGACCTTCATGACCGTGCGCGGCGACGCTGCACAATCGAGCTGTGGCGCCCAGATCACCCCCTGCACAACTTTTCAGTCGCCCAGGCGCTTTGACTATCTGGTCGTCTGCGGTGGCCTGCTACCCCAGGGCCGAGCCGCTGACGCCGCGACGCTGGACTACCTGCGCGAAGCGGCCGCGGTCGGCGTGCCGCTGGTGGGCCTGTGTACCGGACCCTTCGCATTGATCGAGGCCGGGCTGATGCGTAATCGGCAATGCTGCGTCAGCTGGTTCCATTATCACGACCTGACCGCCCGCTATCCCGACGTCACACCGGTCGCCGATCGCCTGTTTGTAGTCGATCGCGATCGCATTACCTGCTCCGGCGGCACCGCTGCAGCCGACCTCGCCGCCTGGATGATCGAGCGGCATCTGGGTAAGACATGGGCTCAGAAAAGCATGCATATCCTGCTGATCGATCGCGCCCGAAGCGGCAACACAGCCCAGCCCCAACCGACCGTCTACGACCGGATTGCGGATAATCGTGTACGCCGCGCCATACTACTCATCGAACAACACCTGGGAGACCCGATCACCACGCCGGAGTTGGCATCGATGCTCAACATATCGCGACGCCAACTCGAGCGCGTTTTTCGTGACGAACTGGGCATGAGTCCGAGCCGGTTCTCGCGCACGTTGCGTTTGCGCTACGGTTACTGGCTACTCTCCAATACCGATCGTTCCATTGCAGATATCAGCATCGAATGCGGGTTTACCGACAACGCCCACTTTGCGAGACAATTCCGTGAACTGTTCGGCTTCACGCCGGCCAGCGTCCGTCGCGGCACACCGGCCCTCGACGAGCAAACATACTCGGACATCGACCAGATAAGAATTTTCAGAAAGACAGCCGGCCCAGCATAA
- the fdhA gene encoding formaldehyde dehydrogenase, glutathione-independent: MSSSGNRGVVFRGAGKVAVENIDFPELALGKRKCEHGVILKILTTNICGSDQHMVRGRTTAPEGLVLGHEITGEVIECGRDVEFVNKGDIVSVPFNVACGRCRNCKRGDTHICLNVNDDRPGGAYGYVDMGGWVGGQAEYVMVPYADFQLLVFPDRDQAIEKLTDLTMLSDIFPTGFHGCVTAGVQPGSTVYIAGAGPVGLAAAVSAQLLGAACVIVGDMNPKRLEQARSFGCQPLDLRQDASMSELIESVLGVPEVDAAVDAVGFEAHGHGCAHEHEQPASVLNASMEITQAGGRIGIPGLYVTEDPGAEDASARHGDISMKFGLGWAKAISFHTGQTPAMRYQRQLMQAILYEKVHIADAVNVQLIGLDEAPQGYADFDKGAAQKFVLDPHGTLI, translated from the coding sequence ATGTCATCTTCAGGTAATCGCGGCGTCGTATTTCGCGGCGCGGGCAAGGTCGCTGTCGAGAATATCGATTTTCCCGAGTTGGCGCTCGGCAAACGCAAATGCGAACACGGCGTCATTCTCAAGATTCTGACCACCAACATCTGCGGCAGCGACCAGCACATGGTGCGCGGGCGCACCACAGCCCCCGAGGGGCTGGTGCTGGGTCACGAGATCACCGGCGAAGTGATCGAATGCGGCCGCGATGTGGAGTTCGTCAACAAGGGCGACATCGTCTCGGTGCCGTTCAACGTCGCCTGCGGGCGTTGCCGCAACTGCAAGCGCGGCGATACCCACATCTGCCTGAACGTCAATGACGATCGCCCCGGCGGCGCCTACGGCTACGTGGATATGGGCGGCTGGGTCGGCGGTCAGGCCGAATACGTCATGGTGCCCTACGCCGACTTCCAGCTGCTGGTCTTCCCCGATCGCGATCAGGCCATCGAGAAGCTGACCGACCTGACCATGCTGTCGGACATTTTCCCCACCGGCTTCCACGGCTGTGTGACCGCTGGCGTGCAACCGGGTTCGACCGTCTATATCGCCGGTGCTGGTCCCGTCGGCCTGGCCGCGGCAGTATCCGCGCAGCTGCTGGGGGCCGCCTGCGTGATCGTCGGCGACATGAACCCGAAGCGCCTCGAGCAGGCGCGCAGCTTCGGCTGCCAGCCGCTCGACCTGCGTCAGGACGCCAGCATGAGCGAACTGATCGAGTCGGTGCTGGGCGTACCGGAAGTCGACGCCGCGGTCGACGCCGTCGGCTTCGAGGCCCACGGCCACGGCTGTGCCCACGAACACGAGCAGCCGGCCAGCGTGCTGAATGCGTCGATGGAAATCACTCAGGCGGGCGGACGCATCGGCATTCCCGGCCTCTACGTGACGGAAGATCCCGGCGCCGAAGACGCCAGCGCCCGGCATGGCGACATCTCCATGAAATTCGGTCTCGGCTGGGCCAAGGCCATCTCGTTCCACACCGGCCAGACTCCGGCGATGCGTTATCAGCGTCAGCTGATGCAGGCGATTCTGTACGAGAAGGTCCATATCGCCGACGCAGTCAACGTACAGCTGATCGGCCTCGACGAAGCGCCCCAGGGCTACGCCGACTTCGATAAAGGCGCGGCCCAGAAGTTCGTGCTCGATCCCCACGGCACGCTCATCTAG